One genomic segment of Amycolatopsis granulosa includes these proteins:
- a CDS encoding decaprenylphospho-beta-D-erythro-pentofuranosid-2-ulose 2-reductase, whose protein sequence is MIDAVGNPQSLLLLGGTSDIALAIARKYLADAPQLRVVLAARASERRKSAAESLRAAGAEVSEVDFDATDTAAHPAVLDQAFAHGDIDVAVVAFGLLGDPEEAWQNHAAAVELATVNYTAAVSVGVALADKLRKQGHGSVIALSSVAGERVRRSNFVYGSTKAGFDGFYLGLGEALAPSGVTVTVVRPGQVKTKMTEGLGKAPLEQTAEQVAEIAVDAARKGKDLVWAPAQFRAVMSILRHVPRPIFRKLPL, encoded by the coding sequence GTGATCGACGCTGTTGGCAACCCCCAGTCCCTGCTGCTGCTCGGCGGCACGTCGGACATCGCGCTGGCGATCGCGCGGAAGTACCTGGCCGACGCCCCGCAGCTGCGCGTCGTCCTGGCGGCGCGGGCGTCCGAACGGCGCAAGTCGGCCGCCGAGTCCCTGCGCGCGGCCGGCGCCGAGGTGTCCGAAGTGGACTTCGACGCGACGGACACCGCCGCCCACCCGGCGGTGCTCGACCAGGCGTTCGCGCACGGGGACATCGACGTGGCCGTGGTCGCGTTCGGCCTGCTCGGCGACCCGGAAGAGGCGTGGCAGAACCACGCGGCCGCGGTCGAGCTGGCGACGGTGAACTACACGGCCGCGGTGTCGGTCGGTGTGGCGCTCGCGGACAAGCTCAGGAAGCAGGGCCACGGCTCGGTGATCGCGCTGTCCTCCGTGGCCGGTGAGCGCGTGCGGCGGTCGAACTTCGTGTACGGCTCGACGAAGGCCGGGTTCGACGGCTTCTACCTTGGCCTGGGCGAGGCGCTGGCGCCGTCCGGCGTCACCGTGACGGTGGTGCGGCCGGGCCAGGTCAAGACCAAGATGACCGAGGGCCTGGGCAAGGCGCCGCTCGAGCAGACGGCCGAGCAGGTGGCCGAGATCGCGGTCGACGCGGCACGCAAGGGCAAGGACCTGGTGTGGGCGCCGGCCCAGTTCCGCGCGGTGATGTCGATCCTGCGGCACGTGCCGCGGCCGATCTTCCGCAAGCTGCCGCTCTGA
- a CDS encoding FAD-binding oxidoreductase, translated as MVTLVRVNTTPHTERRTLTGWGRTAPTVADVLTTPDVETIARAVAQAGERGVIARGLGRSYGDPAQNAGGLVIDMTALNTIHSIDPDSGEVDLDGGVSLDQLMKAALPYGLWVPVLPGTRQVTIGGAIANDIHGKNHHSAGSFGNHVLSMDLVTADGKIRTLTPDGPESELFWATVAGIGLTGIIVRAKIRMKKTESAYFIVDADRTASLDETLELFSNGSDLNYDYSMSVPDLINSDSRLGRATFSRGSLAKLDQLPPKLQADPLKFDAPQLMTLPDVFPNGLGNKLTFGMLNNVWQRTVPKKGARGKIQNLTQFYHPLDMLGEWNRAYGSKGFLQYQFSVPFGREDALKDLCRKIAKSGHYSFLNVFKRMGEGNRAPLSWPSPGWMLSVDFPIKGGLGRFCTELDEDVLAAGGRLYTAKDSRTTPETFAKMYPRLEEWRKIRQSVDPEGVFASDMSRRLEL; from the coding sequence ATGGTTACCCTGGTCCGGGTGAACACGACACCGCATACCGAGCGGCGGACACTCACCGGGTGGGGTCGCACCGCCCCGACCGTCGCAGACGTGCTGACCACGCCGGACGTGGAGACGATCGCCCGCGCGGTGGCGCAGGCCGGCGAGCGTGGCGTCATCGCCCGCGGGCTCGGCCGGTCCTACGGGGACCCGGCGCAGAACGCCGGTGGACTCGTCATCGACATGACCGCCCTGAACACCATCCACTCGATCGACCCGGACAGCGGCGAGGTCGACCTGGACGGCGGGGTGAGCCTCGACCAGCTGATGAAGGCCGCGCTGCCGTACGGGCTGTGGGTGCCGGTGCTGCCCGGAACGCGCCAGGTGACCATTGGTGGCGCGATCGCCAACGACATCCACGGCAAGAACCACCACAGCGCGGGCAGCTTCGGCAACCACGTGCTGTCGATGGACCTGGTGACCGCGGACGGCAAGATCCGCACGCTCACCCCGGACGGCCCGGAGTCGGAGCTGTTCTGGGCGACGGTCGCCGGCATCGGCCTGACCGGCATCATCGTGCGCGCGAAGATCCGCATGAAGAAGACCGAGAGCGCCTACTTCATCGTGGACGCCGACCGCACCGCGAGCCTGGACGAGACCCTGGAGCTGTTCAGCAACGGGTCCGACCTGAACTACGACTACTCGATGTCGGTGCCCGACCTCATCAACTCCGACAGCCGTCTCGGTCGCGCCACGTTCTCCCGCGGCTCACTGGCCAAACTGGACCAGCTGCCGCCGAAGCTGCAGGCCGACCCGCTCAAGTTCGACGCGCCGCAGCTGATGACCCTGCCCGACGTCTTCCCGAACGGCCTGGGCAACAAGCTGACCTTCGGCATGCTCAACAACGTCTGGCAGCGCACGGTGCCGAAGAAGGGCGCGCGCGGCAAGATCCAGAACCTGACGCAGTTCTACCACCCGCTGGACATGCTGGGCGAGTGGAACCGCGCGTACGGCTCCAAGGGCTTCCTGCAGTACCAGTTCTCCGTGCCGTTCGGCCGGGAGGACGCGCTCAAGGACCTGTGCCGCAAGATCGCGAAGTCGGGCCACTACTCGTTCCTGAACGTGTTCAAGCGGATGGGCGAGGGCAACCGCGCTCCGCTGTCCTGGCCGTCGCCGGGCTGGATGCTGTCCGTGGACTTCCCCATCAAGGGCGGCCTCGGCCGGTTCTGCACCGAACTCGACGAGGACGTCCTGGCGGCCGGTGGGCGGCTCTACACCGCGAAGGACTCGCGCACCACGCCGGAGACGTTCGCGAAGATGTACCCGCGGCTGGAGGAGTGGCGCAAGATCCGCCAGTCGGTCGACCCCGAGGGCGTGTTCGCGTCCGACATGAGCCGGAGGCTTGAACTGTGA
- a CDS encoding ABC transporter permease, which translates to MQATSTVDQTSDDLARAAELPPLSDSRTFGRAVGDIRQGLRERELWSHLGWQDIKQRYRRSVIGPFWITISQGVIALGLGLLYSQLFKMNIGTFLPYISAGFIVWAFIQGCLVEGMETFISNEGLIKQIKAPLTVYALRTVWRQTLMFAHNLIVIALVAAIFFGNLSHGYSLTTKDGHCTADPNLICHPGLGWYTLSAIPAFFLLAFNGLWVTLLLGIVSTRYRDLPQVINSLVQLLFYLTPIVWPIDQLKSGAREGVSWAEPIIKLNPIYHFVQILRAPLIGQAVSVWSWVAVGGITIVGWLLALVAMRNYRARVSYWV; encoded by the coding sequence GTGCAAGCCACCAGCACGGTCGACCAGACCAGCGACGATCTCGCCCGCGCGGCGGAGCTGCCCCCGTTGTCGGACAGCCGCACCTTCGGGCGCGCCGTGGGCGACATCAGGCAGGGGCTCCGCGAGCGCGAACTGTGGAGCCACCTCGGCTGGCAGGACATCAAGCAGCGGTACCGCCGGTCGGTGATCGGCCCGTTCTGGATCACCATCAGCCAGGGCGTCATCGCGCTCGGACTGGGCCTGCTCTACTCGCAGCTGTTCAAGATGAACATCGGCACGTTCCTGCCCTACATCAGCGCCGGGTTCATCGTCTGGGCGTTCATCCAGGGCTGCCTGGTCGAGGGCATGGAGACGTTCATCTCCAACGAGGGCCTGATCAAGCAGATCAAGGCGCCGCTGACCGTCTACGCACTGCGCACGGTGTGGCGCCAGACGCTGATGTTCGCGCACAACCTGATCGTCATCGCGCTCGTGGCCGCGATCTTCTTCGGCAACCTCTCCCACGGCTACTCGCTGACGACGAAGGACGGGCACTGCACCGCGGACCCGAACCTGATCTGCCACCCGGGCCTGGGCTGGTACACGCTCAGCGCGATCCCGGCGTTCTTCCTGCTGGCCTTCAACGGCCTCTGGGTGACGCTGCTGCTCGGCATCGTGTCGACCCGCTACCGGGACCTGCCGCAGGTGATCAACTCCCTGGTCCAGCTGCTGTTCTACCTGACCCCGATCGTCTGGCCGATCGACCAGCTCAAGAGCGGTGCCCGGGAGGGCGTCAGCTGGGCCGAGCCGATCATCAAGCTCAATCCCATCTACCACTTCGTCCAGATCCTGCGCGCGCCGCTGATCGGGCAGGCCGTCAGCGTCTGGAGCTGGGTCGCCGTCGGTGGCATCACGATCGTGGGCTGGCTGCTCGCGCTCGTCGCCATGCGCAACTACCGGGCCCGCGTCTCCTACTGGGTGTGA
- a CDS encoding bacterial proteasome activator family protein, with translation MTEPKFSESNSPDEQPHRVVVVGPDGSPVGTARIPNGEDEHQESVGDLVEEPAKVMRIGTMIKQLLEEVRAAPLDDASRDRLREIHQTSVKELEQALAPELQSELERLVKPFTDGTTPSDAELRIAQAQLVGWLEGLFHGIQTALFAQQMAARVQLEQMRRGLPPGRGGQEGQPPGISGTGQYL, from the coding sequence ATGACGGAACCGAAGTTCTCCGAGTCGAACTCCCCCGACGAGCAGCCCCACCGCGTGGTCGTGGTGGGTCCGGACGGGTCTCCGGTGGGCACGGCCCGGATCCCCAACGGGGAGGACGAGCACCAGGAGTCGGTCGGTGACCTCGTCGAAGAGCCGGCGAAGGTCATGCGGATCGGCACGATGATCAAGCAGCTCCTGGAGGAGGTGCGGGCCGCCCCGCTGGACGACGCGAGCCGCGACCGGCTGCGGGAGATCCACCAGACGTCGGTCAAGGAGCTGGAGCAGGCGCTCGCGCCGGAGCTGCAGAGCGAGCTGGAACGGCTGGTCAAGCCGTTCACCGACGGCACCACCCCGTCGGACGCCGAGCTGCGGATCGCGCAGGCCCAGCTGGTCGGCTGGCTGGAGGGACTGTTCCACGGCATCCAGACGGCGCTGTTCGCGCAGCAGATGGCGGCGCGGGTGCAGCTGGAGCAAATGCGCCGCGGGCTGCCCCCCGGGCGCGGCGGGCAGGAAGGTCAGCCGCCGGGCATCAGCGGGACGGGCCAGTACCTGTAG
- a CDS encoding decaprenyl-phosphate phosphoribosyltransferase: MGMVVGIAKTARPKQWAKNVLVFVAPFTAAQITNGTVLLDAVIAFVAFSLVASSVYLVNDAIDVEADRAHPTKRNRPIAAGIVPVPVAYVVAVLLFGVGLAVSFLASPQLAIVLGVYEAVQLGYCFGLKHQPVIDLAIVGSGFLMRSIAGGVAAGIALSQWFLLVTAFGSLFMVAGKRYAEIMLFERTGAKIRSSLKKYSASYLRFVWATAAAILIMSYSLWAFELRERADQSVWPVISMVPFVIAVLRYAVDVDGGTAGAPDEIVLKDRVLQILGVLWVATLGVTFYL, from the coding sequence CTGGGCATGGTCGTCGGCATCGCCAAGACCGCGCGGCCGAAGCAGTGGGCGAAAAACGTCCTGGTCTTCGTCGCGCCGTTCACCGCGGCTCAGATCACCAACGGCACGGTGCTGCTCGACGCGGTCATCGCCTTCGTGGCGTTCAGCCTGGTCGCGTCGTCGGTCTACCTGGTCAACGACGCGATCGACGTGGAGGCCGACCGGGCGCACCCGACGAAGCGGAACCGGCCGATCGCGGCGGGGATCGTGCCGGTGCCCGTCGCGTACGTGGTGGCGGTGCTGCTCTTCGGCGTCGGCCTGGCCGTGTCGTTCCTGGCCAGCCCGCAGCTGGCGATCGTGCTGGGAGTCTACGAGGCCGTCCAGCTGGGTTACTGCTTCGGGCTGAAGCACCAGCCGGTGATCGACCTGGCGATCGTCGGGTCGGGCTTCCTGATGCGCTCGATCGCCGGTGGCGTGGCGGCCGGCATCGCCCTGTCGCAGTGGTTCCTGCTGGTCACGGCGTTCGGTTCGCTGTTCATGGTGGCGGGCAAGCGGTACGCCGAGATCATGTTGTTCGAGCGGACCGGGGCGAAGATCCGGTCGTCGCTGAAGAAGTACTCGGCCAGCTACCTGCGCTTCGTGTGGGCCACCGCGGCCGCGATCCTGATCATGTCCTACTCGCTGTGGGCGTTCGAGCTGCGGGAGAGGGCCGACCAGTCGGTGTGGCCGGTCATCTCGATGGTGCCGTTCGTGATCGCGGTGCTGCGGTACGCGGTCGACGTGGACGGCGGCACCGCCGGCGCGCCGGACGAAATCGTGCTCAAGGACCGCGTCCTGCAGATCCTGGGTGTGCTGTGGGTCGCCACCCTCGGGGTCACGTTCTACCTGTGA
- a CDS encoding ABC transporter ATP-binding protein encodes MVSIDVQNAYVDFPIFDAKTRSLKKKVLGKVGGKIGTDAKVPIIEALQDITLSLREGDRVGLVGHNGAGKSTLLRLLSGIYEPTRGLARVEGKVAPVFDLGIGMDPEISGYENIMIRGLFLGMTRKQMEKRVDDIAEFTELGDYLAMPLRTYSTGMRVRLALGVVTTIDPEILILDEGIGAVDAAFLNKARDRLVDLVNRSGMLVFASHADDLLLELCTTAIWMDEGRMKMRGGLREVLTAYKGRDPFENISAETAQRLETAPAVQGGE; translated from the coding sequence ATGGTCAGCATTGATGTGCAGAACGCCTACGTCGACTTCCCGATCTTCGACGCCAAGACGCGTTCGCTGAAGAAGAAGGTCCTCGGCAAGGTCGGCGGCAAGATCGGCACCGACGCGAAGGTGCCGATCATCGAGGCGCTGCAGGACATCACCCTGTCGCTGCGCGAGGGGGACCGCGTCGGGCTGGTCGGCCACAACGGCGCCGGCAAGTCGACGCTGCTGCGGCTGCTGTCCGGCATCTACGAGCCCACCCGCGGCCTGGCCCGCGTCGAGGGCAAGGTCGCGCCGGTGTTCGACCTGGGCATCGGCATGGACCCGGAGATCTCCGGCTACGAGAACATCATGATCCGCGGCCTGTTCCTCGGGATGACCCGCAAGCAGATGGAGAAGCGGGTCGACGACATCGCGGAGTTCACCGAGCTCGGCGACTACCTCGCGATGCCGCTGCGGACGTACTCCACGGGTATGCGGGTGCGGCTCGCGCTGGGTGTGGTGACCACGATCGACCCGGAGATCCTGATCCTCGACGAGGGCATCGGCGCGGTCGACGCGGCGTTCCTCAACAAGGCGCGGGACCGGCTGGTGGATCTGGTGAACCGGTCCGGCATGCTGGTCTTCGCCTCGCACGCCGACGACCTGCTCCTGGAGCTCTGCACGACGGCCATCTGGATGGACGAAGGCCGGATGAAGATGCGGGGCGGCCTGCGCGAGGTACTGACCGCGTACAAGGGTCGTGACCCGTTCGAGAACATCAGCGCGGAAACCGCCCAGCGGCTCGAGACCGCGCCCGCGGTCCAGGGCGGGGAGTGA
- a CDS encoding GtrA family protein — translation MTQKASPGLLGQLVRFALIGGFCALLDLGTYSGLRAMGLDHAPWDTVARAISFILGTTTAFFLNRKFTFSAARKDGKGQIGSFVLLYGVTFFVAVGVNALMLHVLGEFAFKPTVAWVISQGTATAINFVMLKWVVFREPGVTDVSPESGS, via the coding sequence ATGACGCAGAAGGCGAGCCCCGGCCTGCTCGGCCAGCTGGTGCGATTCGCGCTGATCGGCGGGTTTTGCGCGCTGCTCGATCTGGGTACCTACAGCGGGTTACGGGCGATGGGCCTCGATCACGCTCCGTGGGACACGGTGGCGCGCGCGATCAGTTTCATCCTGGGTACCACGACCGCATTTTTCCTTAACCGCAAGTTCACATTCTCCGCTGCCCGCAAGGACGGCAAGGGCCAGATCGGCAGCTTCGTCCTGCTGTACGGGGTCACGTTCTTCGTCGCCGTCGGGGTGAACGCCCTGATGCTGCACGTGCTCGGCGAGTTCGCGTTCAAACCGACCGTCGCCTGGGTGATCTCCCAGGGCACCGCGACGGCGATCAACTTCGTCATGCTCAAGTGGGTTGTCTTCCGTGAACCCGGTGTGACGGATGTTTCGCCGGAGTCCGGCTCGTGA
- a CDS encoding glycosyltransferase family 2 protein: MSGPERPPMQPGGVAAVVVTRHRRELLADSLKVIAAQTRPVDHLVVVDNGPDQSARDVVESFPGPYTYLPSHHNLGGAGGFALGMLHALALGADWVWLADDDGRPADETVLSVLLEEAEKRGLAEISPMVTNIDAPGRLAFPLRRGLTWKRSSAELGVDFLPGIASLFNGALFRSSTLDVVGVPDLRLFVRGDEVEVHRRLVRSGLPFGTSLRVAYLHPDGSDEFKPMLGGRFHAQDPENEVKRYYTYRNRGYLLSQPGMRKIGALEVLRFGLYFVGVKRDPAAFVRWLKLVRQGQRERFFRY, from the coding sequence ATGAGCGGTCCGGAGCGGCCTCCGATGCAACCGGGCGGCGTGGCAGCGGTGGTCGTCACGCGGCACCGCCGCGAGCTGCTCGCCGACTCGCTGAAGGTCATCGCCGCGCAGACCCGGCCGGTCGACCACCTGGTGGTCGTCGACAACGGACCGGACCAGTCGGCGCGGGACGTGGTGGAGTCGTTCCCCGGGCCGTACACGTACCTGCCCTCCCACCACAACCTCGGCGGGGCCGGCGGGTTCGCACTGGGGATGCTGCACGCGCTCGCCCTGGGCGCGGACTGGGTGTGGCTGGCCGACGACGACGGCCGCCCGGCCGACGAGACGGTGCTGTCGGTGCTGCTGGAGGAGGCCGAGAAGCGCGGGCTGGCCGAGATCTCACCGATGGTCACCAACATCGACGCACCCGGCAGGCTGGCGTTCCCGCTGCGGCGGGGCCTGACCTGGAAGCGGTCCTCGGCCGAGCTGGGCGTCGACTTCCTGCCGGGTATCGCTTCGCTGTTCAACGGTGCCCTGTTCCGGTCGTCCACTTTGGACGTGGTCGGGGTACCGGACCTGAGGCTGTTCGTGCGTGGTGACGAGGTCGAGGTGCACCGGCGGCTGGTCCGGTCCGGGCTGCCGTTCGGCACGTCGCTGCGCGTGGCGTACCTGCACCCGGACGGCTCGGACGAGTTCAAGCCGATGCTCGGCGGGCGGTTCCACGCGCAGGACCCGGAGAACGAGGTCAAGCGCTACTACACCTACCGCAACCGGGGCTACCTGCTGTCCCAGCCGGGGATGCGCAAGATCGGCGCGCTGGAGGTCCTGCGGTTCGGGTTGTACTTCGTGGGGGTCAAGCGCGACCCGGCGGCGTTCGTGCGGTGGCTGAAGCTGGTGCGGCAGGGACAGCGGGAGCGGTTCTTCCGGTACTGA
- a CDS encoding arabinofuranosyltransferase, with protein MTSTLARPGGDTATEPGKHQPLTRLGPGRTLAELVLGIVAAVVLSLVLQFGANRLRIDPGTYVPDALVNLAVAAILVLLFGALVYPRAARWPLWVRLGGSWAALTALSTLLLAIPLQGTRFFLGGSSVDNTFRLQYMERLTTSAGLPDVNYHGLAAYYPGGWFWLGGRFANLLGLEGWAAYKPYSITWAAVSGVVAFVLWSLVVRRRMALLASVATVLAGFVAVAPEEPYAWPTTAWLAPIMLLAWRVLRFRGRVPAWTLVLIGVYLGFSAVTYTLHVAFGVAAVVLLALITLVLAIRAGEPAGPVLRRLLLRLVVIGAVTAALALITWGPFILAGGLGKPNVAAHFLPEISAYFPMPFTSVNAFGVLCLAGLVWLLLRARRDPVAFVLLVLAALVYAWFALSNLALLVRTTLLSFRFIVTVDVVLAVAGVFALAELVRALPKLTGRARPVRTVAFVLAVLGAVSVSQTIVSSSLKDVVDTAESDYYPDGWNANFEHDPKQDGYWTPQLVSTIAQLTGRPPTGNIVLSAHDRLLSFEPYWGFQQTTPHYANPLGAYAQRNDEIRSWATARGSADLLARLRANPHEAPNVFVLRRGNDGKLLAPITSDTFPRAVPLRVDEVGFAPELFASPEFQRRDVGPFTVIVNTSASPIS; from the coding sequence GTGACGAGCACCTTGGCCCGGCCCGGCGGAGACACGGCGACCGAACCCGGGAAGCACCAGCCGCTCACCCGGCTCGGACCCGGGCGCACCCTGGCCGAGCTCGTGCTGGGCATCGTGGCCGCGGTCGTGCTCAGCCTCGTGCTCCAGTTCGGCGCGAACCGGCTGCGGATCGACCCGGGCACGTACGTGCCGGACGCGCTGGTCAACCTGGCGGTCGCGGCGATCCTGGTCTTGTTGTTCGGCGCGCTGGTGTACCCCCGCGCGGCCCGCTGGCCGCTGTGGGTGCGCCTGGGCGGCAGCTGGGCGGCGCTGACCGCGCTGTCCACCCTGCTGCTGGCGATCCCGCTGCAGGGCACCCGGTTCTTCCTGGGCGGCTCCAGCGTGGACAACACCTTCCGCCTCCAGTACATGGAGCGGCTGACCACGTCGGCGGGGCTGCCGGACGTGAACTACCACGGCCTGGCCGCCTACTACCCGGGCGGCTGGTTCTGGCTCGGTGGCCGGTTCGCGAACCTGCTCGGCCTGGAGGGCTGGGCCGCCTACAAGCCGTATTCGATCACCTGGGCCGCGGTGTCCGGGGTGGTCGCGTTCGTGTTGTGGAGCCTCGTCGTGCGGCGGCGGATGGCGCTGCTCGCGTCGGTGGCGACCGTGCTGGCCGGGTTCGTCGCCGTCGCGCCCGAGGAGCCCTACGCGTGGCCGACCACCGCGTGGCTGGCGCCGATCATGCTGCTGGCCTGGCGGGTGCTGCGGTTCCGCGGCCGGGTGCCGGCCTGGACGCTGGTGCTGATCGGTGTCTACCTGGGGTTCTCCGCGGTCACCTACACGTTGCACGTGGCGTTCGGGGTGGCAGCGGTGGTGCTGCTGGCCCTGATCACCCTGGTGCTGGCCATCCGCGCGGGGGAGCCGGCCGGGCCGGTGCTCAGGCGGCTGCTGCTGCGCCTGGTGGTGATCGGGGCGGTCACCGCGGCGCTCGCCCTGATCACCTGGGGGCCGTTCATCCTCGCCGGCGGTCTCGGCAAGCCGAACGTGGCCGCGCACTTCCTGCCGGAGATCAGCGCGTACTTCCCGATGCCGTTCACATCCGTGAACGCGTTCGGCGTGCTGTGCCTGGCCGGGCTGGTCTGGTTGCTGCTGCGCGCCCGCCGCGACCCGGTCGCGTTCGTGCTGCTCGTGCTGGCCGCGCTGGTCTACGCGTGGTTCGCGCTGTCGAACCTCGCCCTGCTGGTGCGCACAACGTTGTTGTCGTTCCGGTTCATCGTGACCGTCGACGTGGTACTGGCGGTGGCCGGGGTGTTCGCGCTGGCCGAGCTGGTGCGCGCGCTGCCGAAGCTGACCGGCCGCGCCCGCCCGGTGCGCACGGTCGCGTTCGTCCTGGCCGTGCTCGGCGCCGTGTCCGTGTCCCAGACGATCGTGAGCTCGTCGCTCAAGGACGTCGTGGACACCGCCGAGTCCGATTACTACCCGGACGGCTGGAACGCGAACTTCGAGCACGACCCGAAACAGGACGGGTACTGGACGCCGCAGCTGGTGAGCACGATCGCCCAGCTGACCGGGCGCCCGCCGACCGGCAACATCGTGTTGTCGGCGCACGACCGGTTGCTGTCGTTCGAACCGTACTGGGGTTTCCAGCAGACGACGCCGCACTACGCCAATCCCCTGGGCGCGTATGCGCAGCGCAACGACGAGATCCGGTCCTGGGCCACGGCCCGCGGCTCCGCGGACCTGCTCGCCCGGCTGCGGGCGAATCCGCACGAGGCACCGAACGTGTTCGTGTTGCGCCGAGGTAACGACGGAAAATTGTTGGCGCCGATCACCTCGGACACGTTCCCGCGCGCCGTTCCGCTGCGGGTGGACGAGGTGGGTTTCGCGCCGGAACTGTTCGCGTCGCCCGAATTCCAGCGGCGCGATGTCGGGCCGTTCACGGTGATCGTGAACACTTCGGCATCACCGATTAGCTGA
- a CDS encoding glycosyltransferase: MAGKTAAGQPAPAKAKTNGAQVKEDQTTFAEHTPQGRLTAQRGLYTGPSPIVSKDLYSEVLEGVVNRDRDGVTLEPSARVSGNTYFGRFPASYWQRWAKVRQVRLEAVVSGGGQLAVRASDVEGEPRTIEAREIEGAEQTPVSFDVRIDKFYDGGALWLDLETRPGQRLTVERVRWTVEPPEKIRPTAVTICTMNRADDCLKNLQALAGDLQSLDTLDAIYVADQGTDRVDSREGFAQVAADLGDKLHYITQPNLGGAGGFTRGLYEVAGHTETEHANVLFMDDDVLLEPDLVVRMTAFSNLAVNPVIVGGQMLNLLHPHQIHVGAEYARLNTLEPGVPVEHSLQTADLLGVDEETGKPNRQDRRLDAGYNGWWSCLIPYEVVKAIGYPMPFFFQWDDAEYSYRARAHGFPTVTLPGAGVWHADFHWKDWDEWHRYFNLRNSIITAALHSDFNLNVLCRTLMAQVVRYLLGMQYGLTHTLIKAVEDFLEGPSILEDGGVAAMQEIRAIRAQYPETKRHDATEVPGIASNDIGIINAAPRPALQRLILVKRVLDRLRGHSRFALGAVPTDEAHWWHVALFDTAVVTDASQEGVRVRKYDRDRMLELGKRAVKTLNRLRKEGRAVQEQYQRALPQLTSRENWKRLYRL, encoded by the coding sequence ATGGCCGGCAAGACTGCCGCGGGACAGCCTGCGCCCGCGAAGGCGAAGACCAACGGCGCCCAGGTGAAAGAGGACCAGACCACGTTCGCCGAACACACGCCCCAGGGCCGCCTCACCGCGCAGCGCGGGCTCTACACCGGGCCGTCGCCCATCGTGTCCAAGGACCTCTACTCCGAGGTTCTCGAGGGCGTGGTCAACCGCGACCGCGACGGCGTGACGCTGGAGCCGTCGGCCCGGGTGTCCGGCAACACCTACTTCGGCCGGTTCCCGGCCAGTTACTGGCAGCGCTGGGCGAAGGTCCGCCAGGTCCGTCTCGAGGCGGTCGTCAGCGGCGGCGGCCAGCTCGCCGTCCGCGCGTCCGACGTGGAGGGCGAGCCGCGCACGATCGAGGCCCGGGAGATCGAGGGCGCCGAGCAGACGCCGGTGTCGTTCGATGTCCGGATCGACAAGTTCTACGACGGCGGCGCGCTGTGGCTGGACCTGGAGACCCGGCCCGGGCAGCGGCTGACCGTCGAGCGGGTGCGCTGGACCGTCGAGCCGCCGGAGAAGATCCGGCCCACCGCGGTGACCATCTGCACGATGAACCGCGCCGATGACTGCCTGAAGAACCTGCAGGCGCTGGCCGGTGACCTCCAGTCGCTGGACACCCTGGACGCGATCTACGTGGCCGACCAGGGCACCGACCGGGTGGACTCGCGCGAGGGCTTCGCCCAGGTCGCGGCCGACCTCGGCGACAAGCTGCACTACATCACCCAGCCGAACCTCGGCGGTGCGGGCGGCTTCACCCGCGGGCTCTACGAGGTGGCCGGGCACACCGAGACCGAGCACGCGAACGTGTTGTTCATGGACGACGACGTGCTGCTCGAGCCGGACCTGGTGGTCCGCATGACGGCGTTTTCGAACCTGGCCGTGAACCCGGTCATCGTCGGCGGCCAGATGCTCAACCTGCTGCACCCGCACCAGATCCACGTCGGCGCCGAGTACGCGCGGCTGAACACGCTGGAGCCGGGCGTCCCGGTGGAGCACAGCCTGCAGACGGCCGACCTGCTCGGGGTGGACGAGGAGACCGGTAAGCCGAACCGGCAGGACCGGCGGCTCGATGCGGGCTACAACGGCTGGTGGTCGTGCCTGATCCCGTACGAGGTGGTCAAGGCGATCGGGTACCCGATGCCGTTCTTCTTCCAGTGGGACGACGCGGAGTACAGCTACCGGGCGCGGGCGCACGGTTTCCCGACGGTGACGTTGCCCGGCGCCGGCGTGTGGCACGCCGACTTCCACTGGAAGGACTGGGACGAGTGGCACCGCTACTTCAACCTGCGCAACTCGATCATCACCGCCGCGCTGCACAGTGACTTCAACCTGAACGTGCTGTGCCGGACGCTGATGGCGCAGGTCGTGCGGTACCTGCTCGGCATGCAGTACGGGCTGACGCACACGCTGATCAAGGCGGTCGAGGACTTCCTGGAGGGCCCGTCGATCCTGGAGGACGGCGGGGTCGCCGCGATGCAGGAGATCCGCGCGATCCGGGCCCAGTACCCCGAGACGAAGCGCCACGACGCGACCGAGGTGCCCGGGATCGCGTCCAACGACATCGGGATCATCAACGCCGCCCCGCGGCCCGCGCTGCAGCGGCTGATCCTGGTCAAGCGCGTCCTCGACCGGCTGCGCGGCCACTCCCGGTTCGCGCTGGGCGCCGTGCCCACCGACGAGGCGCACTGGTGGCACGTGGCGCTGTTCGACACGGCCGTGGTGACCGATGCGTCCCAGGAGGGCGTGCGGGTACGCAAGTACGACCGGGACCGCATGCTCGAGCTGGGCAAGCGCGCGGTGAAGACGCTCAACCGCCTCCGCAAGGAGGGCCGCGCCGTGCAGGAGCAGTACCAGCGCGCCCTGCCGCAACTCACCAGCCGCGAGAACTGGAAGCGTCTGTACCGGCTCTGA